A window of the Streptomyces sp. JB150 genome harbors these coding sequences:
- a CDS encoding sugar phosphate isomerase/epimerase, giving the protein MSRFSQPDPELTHRLTRRGMLGVAAGTTAAALLGAASAPASAAGNTTAGTDAAPGRGRPVLPPGRLGIQLYSLRDKVSTLGFGPVFAELEKYGYDEVEFAGYTQGSAGAITLAQLRRLARNHGLNPIGSHVGYHSSDPSAYTFATNLTKVLDDAQALGLKHIGTASNPFRYGSTVDAWKRAAEDFNTYGAAARARGMKFYQHNHSEEFSFATDKPHIRLYDVLLAETDPDLVYLEMDIYWAYVGQFRYSKRPDGTPAPFDPLDYVLRQPHRYPLFHVKDGVSDPTTEHGYRMVDVGDGDIDYRRFLSAVTRLRGERFAHHWQAEHDNPAESFAFARKSSEHLHSLREKC; this is encoded by the coding sequence ATGAGCCGCTTCTCCCAGCCCGACCCCGAACTCACCCACCGCCTCACCAGACGAGGCATGCTCGGTGTCGCCGCCGGCACCACCGCCGCCGCCCTGCTCGGCGCGGCGTCCGCCCCCGCGTCCGCCGCCGGAAACACCACGGCCGGCACCGACGCCGCGCCCGGCCGGGGCCGCCCCGTCCTGCCGCCCGGCCGGCTCGGCATCCAGCTGTACAGCCTGCGCGACAAGGTCTCCACGCTCGGCTTCGGCCCCGTCTTCGCCGAACTGGAGAAGTACGGCTACGACGAGGTCGAGTTCGCCGGATACACCCAGGGCTCCGCGGGCGCCATCACCCTCGCCCAGCTCAGGCGCCTGGCCCGGAACCACGGCCTCAACCCCATCGGCAGCCACGTCGGCTACCACTCCAGCGACCCCAGCGCCTACACCTTCGCCACCAACCTCACCAAGGTCCTCGACGACGCCCAGGCACTGGGCCTGAAGCACATCGGCACGGCGTCCAACCCGTTCCGCTACGGCTCGACCGTCGACGCCTGGAAGCGCGCCGCCGAGGACTTCAACACCTACGGCGCGGCGGCGAGGGCGCGCGGCATGAAGTTCTACCAGCACAACCACTCCGAGGAGTTCTCCTTCGCCACCGACAAGCCGCACATCCGTCTCTACGACGTGCTGCTCGCCGAGACCGACCCCGACCTGGTCTACCTGGAGATGGACATCTACTGGGCGTACGTCGGCCAGTTCCGCTACTCCAAGCGGCCCGACGGCACACCCGCCCCGTTCGACCCCCTCGACTACGTCCTGAGGCAGCCCCACCGCTACCCGCTGTTCCACGTGAAGGACGGCGTCAGCGACCCGACCACCGAGCACGGCTACCGCATGGTCGACGTCGGTGACGGGGACATCGACTACCGGCGGTTCCTGTCGGCTGTCACCCGGCTGCGCGGCGAGCGCTTCGCCCACCACTGGCAGGCCGAGCACGACAACCCGGCCGAGTCCTTCGCCTTCGCCCGCAAGTCCAGCGAGCACCTGCACTCGCTGCGGGAGAAGTGCTGA
- a CDS encoding MarR family transcriptional regulator — MSTDREAAHAMAVVEPVVESVVELWHRARRDVAPTVSEQQLRALAALSENACALSSDTLADCLGISRSSVTRLCHRLEARGLVRRTPAGRHVEVALTGAGRTLLEATRQRRRQLLEQALWVSPSPEQRILRDALGLVCGFVGAKAWVPRPRKPA, encoded by the coding sequence ATGTCCACAGACCGTGAGGCTGCCCATGCCATGGCGGTGGTCGAGCCAGTGGTCGAATCCGTTGTCGAGTTGTGGCACCGCGCTCGCCGGGATGTCGCACCCACCGTCTCCGAGCAGCAGTTGCGTGCGCTGGCGGCGCTCTCGGAGAACGCCTGCGCTCTCTCTTCCGACACACTCGCGGACTGTCTGGGCATCAGCCGGTCGTCGGTGACCCGGCTGTGCCACCGGCTGGAGGCGCGCGGCCTGGTGCGCCGTACCCCCGCGGGGCGCCACGTCGAGGTGGCCCTCACCGGGGCGGGGCGGACCCTTCTGGAAGCGACGCGCCAGCGCCGCCGTCAGCTGCTGGAGCAGGCTCTGTGGGTCAGCCCGTCCCCCGAGCAGCGCATTCTGCGGGACGCGCTCGGCCTCGTGTGCGGGTTCGTGGGGGCCAAGGCATGGGTGCCTCGGCCACGCAAGCCCGCTTGA
- a CDS encoding DUF3618 domain-containing protein, translated as MGTSPDQVRAEIEATRGRLSQNVDRLADHTSPARVMRRRTHRVRGAVSGMRERVMGSASGTAGAVQGRTQQAASSVQESAGQAADTVRRTAGQVGEAVGSAPEQAVRQTQGNPLAAGLIAFGAGLLAASLLPTTRAEEQAAAQLTEQAGPALEPAKQAVMESAQHLRDDAAETARQAAQEVKDTATEAARTTKEEAREQTGHVSE; from the coding sequence ATGGGCACGTCACCCGACCAAGTGAGGGCCGAGATCGAAGCGACCCGTGGCCGACTGTCGCAGAACGTCGACCGGTTGGCCGACCACACCAGCCCCGCGCGCGTGATGCGCCGCCGCACCCATCGGGTCCGCGGCGCGGTCTCCGGTATGCGCGAGCGGGTCATGGGCTCCGCCTCCGGGACCGCGGGCGCGGTCCAGGGGCGTACGCAGCAGGCCGCCTCGTCGGTGCAGGAGAGCGCCGGCCAGGCGGCGGACACCGTGCGCCGGACCGCCGGGCAGGTCGGTGAGGCCGTCGGCAGCGCCCCGGAGCAGGCCGTCCGGCAGACCCAGGGCAATCCGCTCGCGGCCGGACTGATCGCCTTCGGCGCCGGTCTGCTGGCCGCCTCGCTCCTGCCGACCACGCGAGCGGAGGAACAGGCGGCCGCCCAGCTCACCGAGCAGGCCGGTCCGGCCTTGGAGCCGGCCAAGCAGGCGGTGATGGAGTCCGCGCAGCACCTGAGGGACGACGCCGCCGAGACCGCCAGGCAGGCCGCTCAGGAAGTGAAGGACACCGCGACGGAGGCCGCCCGCACCACCAAGGAGGAAGCGCGGGAACAGACCGGACACGTCTCCGAGTAG
- a CDS encoding phage holin family protein yields the protein MGELLSEVTSDVQTLLRQEIELAKVEIRQEATKAGKVGGMFGGAGFAGYMVALFASLAAVFGLANVMDAAWAALIVTALWAGIGAVLFVMGRSRMREVSPKPQQTVETLKEDVRWARHPTK from the coding sequence GTGGGAGAGCTGTTGTCCGAGGTCACCTCGGACGTACAGACACTCCTGCGGCAGGAGATCGAGCTGGCCAAGGTGGAGATACGCCAGGAGGCCACCAAGGCGGGCAAGGTGGGCGGCATGTTCGGCGGGGCGGGCTTCGCCGGGTACATGGTCGCCCTGTTCGCCTCGCTCGCGGCCGTGTTCGGCCTGGCCAACGTGATGGACGCCGCCTGGGCGGCCCTCATCGTCACCGCCCTGTGGGCGGGAATCGGAGCGGTGCTGTTCGTCATGGGCCGCTCCCGGATGCGAGAGGTGTCGCCGAAACCGCAGCAGACCGTGGAGACCCTGAAGGAGGACGTCCGATGGGCACGTCACCCGACCAAGTGA
- a CDS encoding universal stress protein encodes MTKAVGAMERRPLVVGVDGSEPGLLAVDWAADEAVRHGLALRIVHASLWERYEAEAFQDALGGDPEPVTEHDLAEGILAQAAERARRRAPMLEISTDLVPQDAASALLREAAGATAVVTGSRGRGPIRELLLGSVGLSLAARATCPVVVVRGSLRNRDVANGRVVLGVGGPATGPAAARLAVREAAVRHSVLEAVRVWHRPAHRAAGHPLLRGEPAHHLEEEASALVDETLRAVGDLPDGLSRPDVRRLVTDGSTRQVLLARSAAADLLVVGAHRRHGHLGPQLGVVGHTLLHHADCPVAVVPHQGQE; translated from the coding sequence GTGACGAAGGCGGTGGGGGCCATGGAACGGCGGCCCTTGGTCGTGGGCGTCGACGGCTCGGAGCCCGGTCTGCTGGCGGTCGACTGGGCCGCCGACGAGGCGGTCCGGCACGGTCTGGCGCTGCGGATCGTCCACGCGTCGCTGTGGGAGCGGTACGAGGCGGAGGCGTTCCAGGACGCTCTGGGAGGTGACCCGGAGCCGGTCACCGAGCACGATCTGGCCGAGGGCATCCTGGCGCAGGCCGCGGAGCGGGCCAGGCGGCGCGCCCCCATGCTGGAGATCAGCACCGACCTGGTGCCGCAGGACGCCGCGTCGGCGCTGCTGCGGGAGGCCGCCGGCGCCACCGCCGTCGTGACCGGGTCGAGGGGCCGGGGGCCGATCCGGGAACTGCTGCTCGGCTCGGTCGGCCTGTCCCTGGCGGCCCGCGCCACCTGCCCGGTCGTCGTGGTGCGCGGCAGCCTGCGCAACCGGGACGTCGCGAACGGCCGGGTCGTCCTGGGCGTCGGCGGTCCGGCCACCGGTCCGGCGGCGGCGCGGTTGGCGGTGCGCGAGGCCGCGGTGCGCCACAGCGTGCTGGAGGCCGTACGGGTCTGGCACCGGCCGGCCCACCGGGCGGCCGGGCACCCGCTGCTGCGCGGGGAGCCGGCTCATCACCTGGAGGAAGAGGCCTCGGCGCTGGTCGACGAGACCCTGCGTGCCGTGGGGGACCTGCCGGACGGGCTCTCCCGCCCCGACGTGCGGCGCCTGGTGACCGACGGGTCAACCCGCCAGGTGCTGCTCGCCCGGTCCGCCGCGGCCGACCTCCTGGTCGTCGGGGCCCACCGCCGTCACGGGCATCTCGGGCCGCAGCTCGGGGTGGTGGGGCACACGCTGCTGCATCACGCCGACTGCCCGGTGGCGGTGGTCCCGCACCAAGGCCAGGAGTGA
- a CDS encoding helix-turn-helix domain-containing protein, whose protein sequence is MAEPAPPEPYLDGYARILAEVSATGRRLTRDELESRRVLGERAADAGPGLRALVGAYLAATRTAWPHTPGSADSVLAAVEQAIDAVAAGYERAQRLAVRQEEAARREFIDDLLYGRSDLGRLAERAERFGLRLSRAHAVAVAEGSGGYEEGAPVPRQVEQALILRFGDRDFLLTTKGGRLLCVAPGDQPEILTHFARHAHAATGGGRVAIGRPQPDPGGVVHSYEEALNTLELADHLHLDEPVLRAADMLVYPVLTRDRQAMADLVQGTLGPLTTARNGAQPLLDTLVAYFDCGCVAAEAARRLSLSVRALTYRLERIHQLTGVNPTDPARRYTLHTAVIGARLLDWPAQSL, encoded by the coding sequence GTGGCGGAACCCGCACCACCGGAGCCGTACCTCGACGGCTACGCCCGCATCCTGGCCGAGGTGTCCGCCACGGGCCGCCGCCTGACCCGCGACGAGCTGGAGTCCCGCCGGGTCCTGGGCGAGCGGGCCGCCGACGCCGGACCGGGCCTGCGCGCGCTGGTCGGCGCCTATCTCGCCGCCACCCGCACCGCCTGGCCCCACACCCCCGGCTCCGCCGACAGCGTGCTCGCCGCCGTCGAACAGGCGATCGACGCGGTCGCCGCGGGCTACGAGCGGGCCCAGCGGCTCGCCGTGCGGCAGGAGGAGGCCGCCCGCCGCGAGTTCATCGACGACCTCCTCTACGGCCGCTCCGACCTGGGCCGGCTCGCCGAGCGCGCGGAACGCTTCGGCCTGCGGCTCTCCCGCGCCCACGCCGTGGCCGTCGCCGAGGGCTCCGGCGGGTACGAGGAGGGCGCCCCGGTCCCCCGGCAGGTGGAGCAGGCGCTCATCCTCCGCTTCGGCGACCGCGACTTCCTGCTGACCACGAAGGGCGGCCGGCTCCTGTGCGTCGCCCCCGGCGACCAGCCGGAGATCCTGACCCACTTCGCCCGGCACGCGCACGCCGCGACCGGCGGCGGCCGGGTCGCGATCGGCCGACCGCAGCCCGATCCGGGCGGCGTCGTCCACTCCTACGAGGAGGCGCTCAACACCCTGGAACTCGCGGACCACCTCCACCTCGACGAGCCCGTGCTGCGCGCGGCCGACATGCTCGTCTATCCCGTCCTCACCCGTGACCGCCAGGCCATGGCCGACCTGGTCCAGGGCACCCTCGGCCCGCTCACCACCGCCCGCAACGGCGCCCAGCCGCTCCTCGACACCCTCGTCGCCTACTTCGACTGCGGCTGCGTCGCCGCCGAGGCGGCCCGGCGGCTCTCCCTGAGCGTGCGCGCCCTGACGTACCGGCTGGAACGCATCCACCAGCTCACCGGCGTGAACCCCACCGACCCCGCCCGCCGCTACACCCTCCACACCGCCGTCATCGGCGCCCGCCTGCTGGACTGGCCCGCGCAGAGCCTGTGA
- a CDS encoding amidase: MRSPIDPFTPAVELAAAIRGKEVSPVEVAEMFLERMDALDPRLNAFCHRADDDVRKAAAEAADAVVRAGSPSSSAAQDLPPFLGVPLPVKDLVDVAGWPTTHGSAGADRRPATASEPVVRRFLDAGFVLLGKTTTSEFGTLPFTESPALGISRNPWDPDRTPGGSSSGAGVAVAAGMAPLAHAEDGGGSIRIPASCTGLVGLKPTRGLVTNEVIGVEGLATSGVVTRSVADTAAVLDVLARHDPGAWWSPPSPRRPFTAALRAELPAGLRIGVLTDSPIDGIAVDPACRAAVDATLRALESAGGHLVDTPLPLPPADELVGSFTTLWNLGGAGVPLADPDRVEPHNRVLRDAARAVDSWAYAEAVRGTQRLSRRVVEGFVAGFDLLVTPTTACLPPRVGALRAGTDEDPLAALRNSYALGVFTSLFNVTGQPAVSVPVHHDDATGLPVGVQLVAAPWREDLLLQAARVLELALPWAGRRPPVD, from the coding sequence ATGCGCTCACCGATCGACCCGTTCACGCCGGCTGTCGAACTCGCCGCCGCGATCCGCGGGAAGGAGGTGAGCCCGGTGGAGGTGGCGGAGATGTTCCTCGAGCGGATGGACGCGCTCGACCCCCGCCTGAACGCCTTCTGTCACCGGGCCGACGATGACGTCCGCAAGGCCGCGGCGGAGGCGGCCGACGCGGTGGTCCGGGCCGGGTCGCCGTCGTCGTCGGCGGCCCAGGATCTGCCGCCTTTCCTCGGCGTCCCGCTGCCCGTCAAGGACCTCGTCGACGTGGCCGGCTGGCCCACCACGCACGGGTCGGCCGGCGCGGACCGGCGGCCGGCCACGGCGTCGGAGCCGGTGGTACGGCGCTTCCTGGACGCGGGGTTCGTCCTGCTCGGCAAGACCACCACCTCCGAGTTCGGCACCCTGCCCTTCACCGAGAGCCCGGCCCTCGGGATCTCGCGCAACCCGTGGGACCCGGACCGCACCCCCGGCGGGTCGTCGAGCGGCGCGGGCGTCGCGGTCGCCGCCGGGATGGCGCCGCTCGCGCACGCCGAGGACGGCGGCGGGTCGATCCGCATCCCCGCCTCGTGCACCGGCCTCGTCGGGCTCAAGCCCACCCGCGGCCTGGTGACCAACGAGGTCATCGGCGTGGAGGGGCTGGCCACCAGCGGGGTGGTCACGCGCTCGGTGGCGGACACCGCGGCCGTCCTCGACGTGCTCGCGCGTCATGACCCAGGCGCCTGGTGGTCGCCTCCGAGCCCGCGCCGGCCGTTCACGGCCGCGCTGCGCGCGGAACTGCCGGCCGGGCTGCGGATCGGGGTGCTCACCGACTCCCCGATCGACGGGATCGCCGTGGACCCGGCGTGCCGGGCGGCCGTCGACGCCACCCTGCGGGCGCTCGAATCGGCCGGCGGGCACCTCGTGGACACGCCGCTGCCGCTGCCCCCGGCCGACGAGCTGGTCGGATCCTTCACCACCCTCTGGAACCTCGGCGGCGCCGGTGTCCCGCTCGCGGACCCGGACCGGGTCGAGCCGCACAACCGGGTCCTGCGGGACGCGGCACGCGCGGTCGACTCCTGGGCCTACGCGGAAGCGGTGCGCGGGACCCAGCGGCTGTCGCGGCGCGTCGTGGAGGGCTTCGTCGCCGGCTTCGACCTGCTGGTCACTCCGACGACGGCCTGCCTCCCGCCGCGCGTCGGCGCCCTGCGGGCGGGCACCGACGAGGATCCCCTGGCGGCCCTGCGCAACAGCTACGCCCTGGGGGTGTTCACGTCGCTGTTCAACGTGACGGGCCAGCCGGCGGTGTCCGTGCCCGTGCACCACGACGACGCGACCGGCCTGCCCGTCGGCGTGCAGCTCGTCGCCGCCCCTTGGCGCGAGGACCTGCTCCTCCAGGCGGCCCGCGTCCTCGAACTGGCCCTCCCCTGGGCCGGCCGCCGCCCGCCCGTCGACTGA